A genomic region of Polyangiaceae bacterium contains the following coding sequences:
- a CDS encoding thioredoxin family protein codes for MTPIVAVPQEPAAEYGQPAPPAGEGDTDRPRRRVWTWETNARDARERARRERLPLVVYVRADWSAGALAMDRDVWSDPRILFHPLALVPLRLDVTGGPDAELLADEFRVQAIPTTILVDADGGEAMRLEGARSVDEVLSALRNLERDLEDR; via the coding sequence GTGACACCGATCGTGGCGGTTCCACAGGAGCCAGCTGCGGAGTACGGACAGCCTGCTCCTCCCGCGGGCGAAGGTGATACGGACCGACCGAGACGTCGCGTTTGGACGTGGGAAACGAACGCGCGCGATGCGCGTGAACGTGCGCGGCGCGAACGTTTGCCGCTGGTCGTTTACGTGCGCGCCGATTGGTCCGCTGGAGCGCTGGCGATGGATCGCGACGTTTGGTCCGATCCGCGCATCCTTTTTCATCCGCTCGCGCTCGTGCCGCTACGTCTCGATGTCACGGGTGGTCCGGATGCCGAGCTTTTGGCGGACGAGTTTCGGGTGCAGGCCATTCCCACGACGATCCTCGTCGACGCCGATGGCGGAGAAGCGATGCGTCTCGAAGGTGCACGGTCGGTTGATGAGGTGCTTTCGGCATTGCGCAATCTCGAACGTGATCTCGAAGATCGATAG
- a CDS encoding zinc-ribbon domain-containing protein, whose product MKITCNSCQSKYTVSDEKVQGKTVKIKCRKCGATILVNSSGATTTNASDPAVAAADAAAAGEGPTYLVNVAEGDQRSMSLQELVQAVTTSTISSDTYVWADGMADWQPLGQVQAISEALNAAGGGAAAAAPEPARPAAKREGGRGASRDLFGADAQADAPLFSAPKAPAPARIGAGNEEQSALFSLSALTSRVASSSGGSGAPSLSALASSSSSSKPLNTEDSGLIDLKALAASVAATKESAAPATPNLLDDPGGLFQMAAPGLTTATAAPTVSTAEPAKPQKNRTPLFIGIGAVVAIGAMVGVFMIASSGPPPVDPAASSTPVAAATPPPLDTAPPAATPPPVESAAPEASASAVAQATKAPVKTAGGGTTTKKTGPSTGPAPGPKPAPAPAPKSGGCGCAPSDLMCNMRCSAKKK is encoded by the coding sequence ATGAAGATCACCTGCAACTCTTGCCAGTCGAAGTACACGGTTTCGGACGAAAAAGTCCAAGGGAAGACCGTCAAGATCAAGTGCCGCAAGTGTGGCGCGACGATCTTGGTCAACAGCAGCGGGGCGACCACGACGAACGCCTCGGATCCCGCCGTCGCCGCAGCCGATGCCGCTGCCGCGGGCGAAGGTCCGACGTATCTCGTCAACGTTGCCGAGGGCGATCAGCGATCAATGTCGCTGCAAGAGCTCGTCCAAGCCGTGACAACTTCGACCATTTCAAGCGATACGTACGTCTGGGCCGACGGCATGGCCGATTGGCAGCCTCTAGGTCAGGTCCAGGCGATTTCCGAGGCGCTCAATGCCGCAGGGGGTGGAGCGGCGGCGGCAGCGCCAGAACCAGCTCGTCCAGCAGCAAAACGTGAAGGTGGACGAGGAGCGTCACGCGATTTGTTCGGTGCCGACGCACAAGCAGATGCACCGCTGTTTTCCGCACCGAAAGCACCGGCACCTGCGCGTATCGGAGCGGGCAACGAAGAGCAATCGGCGCTGTTCTCACTCAGTGCACTCACCTCACGCGTCGCTTCATCTTCGGGTGGAAGCGGTGCTCCGAGCTTGAGTGCGCTCGCTTCGTCATCGAGCTCGTCGAAACCGCTCAACACCGAAGACTCGGGTCTCATCGACCTCAAAGCTCTCGCGGCAAGTGTTGCGGCAACGAAAGAGTCGGCGGCGCCAGCGACGCCGAACTTGCTCGATGATCCCGGTGGCTTGTTCCAGATGGCGGCCCCGGGACTCACGACAGCGACCGCCGCGCCGACGGTATCGACGGCTGAACCAGCCAAACCTCAGAAAAACCGCACGCCGCTGTTCATCGGCATCGGTGCTGTCGTCGCGATCGGCGCGATGGTTGGCGTGTTCATGATTGCTTCGAGCGGTCCACCGCCTGTCGACCCAGCGGCATCGTCCACGCCCGTGGCAGCCGCGACGCCCCCTCCGCTCGACACGGCGCCTCCCGCCGCTACGCCGCCTCCAGTGGAAAGTGCCGCTCCCGAGGCAAGCGCATCGGCCGTCGCTCAGGCGACGAAGGCGCCTGTCAAGACTGCCGGTGGCGGAACGACGACGAAGAAGACGGGTCCTTCGACGGGTCCTGCGCCCGGCCCCAAGCCTGCGCCCGCGCCTGCTCCGAAGTCGGGCGGATGCGGCTGCGCTCCCTCCGACCTCATGTGCAACATGCGTTGCTCGGCCAAGAAAAAGTGA
- a CDS encoding sigma-54-dependent Fis family transcriptional regulator, with product MTTGHHPGPGRVLLVEDEPDQAAILEAVLRHEGLDVFVASSGEQALEIQHRTPADVLVTDLNLPGMTGMDLMRRLAPPMMDEETHRHPAPAVIVVTGSGSVANAVDALKLGAADYMQKPLDPARLVSLVRELLHSDNVREAEGEDDDALTSPLVFEGMVGGSRAMRDVFARIDRVASTMAPVLIVGESGTGKELVARAIHNRSPRKSGPFVPVHTGAIPRELIGSELFGHEKGSFTGAFASAEGKFEAAATGTVFLDEVGTMDAAVQVSLLRVLETYRFTRVGGRKEIEADVRIVAATNKDLLDLVDENVFREDLYYRLNVFTITLPPLRERVEDILPIAERFLVKYSRRYGTFAKKFSEGAVQRLYAHDWPGNVRELRNVVEQTALFAAGEVVAPEEVQIGQGRIERRTGRRSSSPHIEHAAVVHVPAEQEPQPQSVAEPAASSAVPPSVPVEHEGIESSHVVAEPISQPSSALPAVPSRVTLASSSDVEPRDAAEHPLVLRLPVGTRLADAERKLILLTLEAVRGNKQRAARVLGISRRGLYSKLQAYGEHVGAQEAPDAAEAEPSNDACDEQPPPASGDVQPPSDAAPAAISSPEHLAS from the coding sequence ATGACGACGGGACATCACCCTGGTCCTGGTCGCGTCCTACTCGTCGAGGATGAGCCGGATCAAGCCGCGATTCTCGAAGCCGTATTGCGTCACGAAGGGCTCGATGTGTTCGTCGCATCGAGCGGCGAACAGGCGCTCGAGATTCAACATCGCACGCCGGCCGACGTACTCGTGACCGACCTGAACTTGCCTGGGATGACCGGCATGGACCTCATGCGTCGTTTGGCTCCGCCGATGATGGATGAGGAAACGCATCGGCATCCAGCGCCTGCCGTCATCGTCGTGACCGGGTCGGGCTCGGTTGCGAATGCCGTCGACGCGCTGAAGCTCGGCGCAGCGGACTACATGCAAAAGCCGCTCGATCCTGCACGCCTCGTCTCGCTCGTGCGCGAGTTGCTCCATTCGGACAACGTTCGCGAGGCTGAGGGTGAGGACGACGACGCGCTCACGAGCCCGCTCGTGTTCGAGGGGATGGTGGGTGGTTCGCGGGCGATGCGCGACGTGTTTGCCCGCATCGATCGCGTTGCATCGACGATGGCACCCGTGCTCATCGTTGGCGAAAGCGGAACGGGCAAAGAGCTCGTTGCGCGCGCCATTCACAACCGCAGTCCGCGCAAGTCGGGGCCGTTTGTCCCAGTGCACACGGGCGCGATTCCGCGCGAGCTCATTGGCAGCGAGCTCTTCGGGCACGAGAAAGGCTCGTTCACCGGCGCATTCGCGTCCGCCGAAGGCAAGTTCGAGGCAGCCGCGACGGGCACGGTTTTTCTCGACGAAGTCGGCACCATGGATGCCGCTGTTCAGGTGAGCCTGCTCCGGGTTCTCGAGACGTACCGTTTTACGCGGGTGGGCGGCCGAAAGGAGATCGAGGCCGACGTGCGTATCGTCGCGGCGACGAACAAGGACTTGCTCGATCTCGTCGACGAGAACGTTTTTCGCGAAGATCTCTACTATCGACTCAACGTCTTCACGATCACGCTGCCTCCGCTGCGTGAACGCGTCGAAGACATCTTGCCGATCGCCGAACGTTTCCTCGTGAAGTATTCACGGCGCTACGGCACGTTTGCGAAGAAGTTTTCCGAAGGAGCGGTGCAGCGCCTCTACGCGCACGACTGGCCGGGCAACGTTCGAGAGTTGCGCAACGTCGTCGAGCAGACGGCGCTTTTCGCGGCCGGTGAAGTCGTTGCGCCCGAAGAGGTTCAGATTGGCCAAGGGCGCATCGAACGTCGAACGGGGCGTCGATCGAGCTCGCCGCACATCGAGCACGCAGCGGTCGTGCACGTGCCGGCGGAGCAAGAGCCGCAGCCGCAATCGGTTGCGGAGCCGGCTGCGTCTTCCGCGGTTCCGCCATCCGTACCCGTGGAACACGAGGGCATCGAGAGCTCGCATGTCGTCGCGGAGCCCATATCGCAACCTTCATCCGCATTGCCTGCCGTGCCGTCGCGCGTGACGTTGGCATCGTCGTCCGATGTCGAACCTCGCGATGCGGCGGAGCACCCTCTGGTGCTTCGATTGCCCGTCGGAACGCGCCTCGCGGATGCCGAACGCAAGCTCATCTTGCTCACGCTCGAAGCGGTGCGAGGCAACAAGCAGCGGGCCGCACGGGTGCTTGGAATCAGCCGTCGAGGCCTTTACTCCAAGCTGCAGGCGTACGGCGAGCATGTGGGCGCGCAAGAAGCCCCGGACGCTGCCGAGGCCGAGCCATCGAACGACGCATGTGACGAGCAACCGCCGCCTGCATCGGGTGACGTGCAACCGCCCTCCGATGCTGCACCTGCTGCGATATCGAGCCCCGAACACCTCGCGAGCTGA